The Brachionichthys hirsutus isolate HB-005 unplaced genomic scaffold, CSIRO-AGI_Bhir_v1 contig_794, whole genome shotgun sequence genome contains a region encoding:
- the LOC137915220 gene encoding glutamate--cysteine ligase catalytic subunit-like, with protein MGLLSEGSPMTWEEARKYADHVREHGVIQFLNIYNRLKDRQKDVLKWGDEVEYMLVELDDDNEKVRLVLNADYVLETLQEQGEKTNPNHPTLWRPEYAGYMIEGTPGQPYGGTMSEFNTVEANMGKRRQEASSVLNQAETLCTITSFPRLGCPGFSKPEYRPNPVEKGVTKSLFYPDEAIARHPRFSTLTRSIRHRRGEKVAINVPIFKDKMTPSPFVETFPEDDGEAARAALPDHIYMDAMGFGMGICCLQVTFQACSINEARYLYDQLAPVCPMVMALSAASPFYRGFVSDTDCRWGIISASVDDRTPEERGLEPLKNSKYRIYKSRYDSIDSYLSHCGEKYNDIDLTKDEKIYKQLLDAGIDKLLAQHIAHLFIRDPLSIFKEKINLDDENESDHFENLQSTNWQTMRFKPPPPNSDIGWRVEFRPMEVQLTDFENAAYVVFIVLLTRVILSYKLDFLIPLSKVDENMKVAQKRNAVQEGMFYFRKDIFTGCNPVLDGAASASNGMETDGDNEEYTLMSIDTIINGKEGVFQGLMPIINCYLENMEVDVDTRCAILNYLKLIKKRASGELMTMAKWMREFVASHPQYKQDSVVTDKITYDLFKKCDRIAKGQEDCPELIVNQLNRSK; from the exons ATGGGGCTGCTGTCCGAGGGCTCTCCGATGACCTGGGAGGAAGCGAGGAAGTACGCCGACCATGTGAGGGAGCACGGCGTCATCCAGTTCCTCAACATCTACAACAGGCTGAAGGACCGCCAGAAGGACGTGCTGAAATGGGGCGATGAG GTCGAGTATATGCTGGTGGAATTGGACGACGACAATGAAAAGGTTCGACTTGTCCTAAACGCTGATTATGTTTTGGAAACTCTCCAAGAACAGGGGGAAAAGACAAACCCCAA CCACCCAACACTTTGGAGACCAGAGTATGCCGGTTATATGATTGAAGGAACTCCAGGCCAGCCGTACGGCGGGACAATGTCTGAGTTCAACACTGTGGAGGCTAACATGGGGAAGAGAAGACAAGAAGCGTCGTCTGTCCTGAACCAGGCTGAAACTCTTTGCACCATCACCTCATTTCCAAG gttAGGTTGCCCAGGTTTCAGTAAACCAGAGTACCGACCAAACCCTGTTGAAAAGGGGGTGACAAAGTCCTTGTTCTATCCAGACGAAGCCATCGCCCGCCACCCGAGATTCAG CACCCTAACCAGAAGCATACGccacagaagaggagagaaagtagCAATTAATGTACCAA TCTTCAAAGACAAGATGACTCCGTCTCCATTTGTGGAGACGTTTCCCGAGGATGACGGTGAGGCGGCGAGGGCGGCTCTCCCCGATCACATCTACATGGACGCCATGGGCTTCGGAATGGGCATCTGCTGTCTTCAG GTGACATTCCAAGCTTGTAGCATCAACGAGGCACGCTACCTTTATGACCAGCTAGCGCCGGTCTGCCCAATGGTG ATGGCACTGAGCGCAGCCTCCCCCTTCTACAGAGGCTTTGTGTCGGATACCGATTGTCGTTGGGGGATCATCTCTGCCTCGGTGGATGACAGGACTCCGGAGGAGCGGGGACTCGAG CCATTGAAAAACAGCAAGTACAGGATCTACAAGTCGAGATACGACTCCATTGACAGCTACTTGTCTCACTGCGGTGAGAAGTACAACGACATTGATCTGACGAAAGACGAAAAGATCTACAAGCAGCTGCTTGATGCAG GAATCGACAAACTCTTGGCCCAACACATAGCACACCTGTTCATCCGAGACCCGCTCTCCATCTTTAAGGAGAAAATAAACTTGGATGATGAAAATGAGTCTGACCACTTTGAG AATCTGCAGTCGACCAACTGGCAGACCATGAGGTTCAAACCCCCGCCGCCGAACTCTGACATCGGCTGGAGAGTTGAGTTCCGTCCTATGGAG GTGCAGCTCACGGACTTTGAAAACGCCGCGTACGTGGTCTTCATTGTCCTGCTTACCAGGGTGATCTTATCCTATAAACTGGACTTCCTGATCCCTTTGTCAAAG GTCGATGAGAACATGAAGGTAGCACAGAAGAGAAACGCTGTTCAGGAGGGCATGTTTTACTTCAGAAAGGACATCTTTACAG GATGCAACCCGGTCCTTGATGGCGCTGCTTCTGCTTCGAATGGCATGGAGACTGATGGCGATAACGAGGAGTACACGCTGATGAGCATCGACACCATCATCAATGGAAAG GAGGGAGTGTTCCAGGGGCTCATGCCGATAATTAACTGCTATCTGGAAAACATGGAAGTTGACGTGGACACCAGGTGTGCCATTTTGAATTATCTGAAGCTCATCAAGAAGCGTGCCTCAG GCGAACTCATGACCATGGCCAAGTGGATGAGGGAATTTGTTGCAAGTCACCCGCAGTACAAGCAGGACAGCGTCGTCACTGACAAGATCACTTACGACCTGTTCAAGAAGTGTGACCGGATCGCCAAAGGTCAAGAGGACTGTCCCGAGCTCATTGTCAACCAGCTCAACAGATCCAAATGA
- the LOC137915222 gene encoding very long chain fatty acid elongase 5-like gives METINHNLNTYFDSFGPRDKRVQGWLLLDNYPPTFALTIVYLLLVWMGPKYMKHRQPCSCRRVMGVYNLGLTLLSFYMFFELITTARNGGYDMYCQNTHSSPEADTKIMNVLWWYYFSKVIELMDTVFFVLRKNNHQITFLHVFHHASMLNIWWFAMNWIPCGHSYLGASLNSFIHVLMYSYYGLSVVPAVRPYLWWKKYITQLQLTQFFVTASQTMLAIIWPCGFPMGWLYFQISYMIVLSILFTNFYIQTYTKKSNSLKNGSPASANGHANVMPPTERPAPKKLRVD, from the exons ATGGAGACCATCAATCATAACCTGAACACTTACTTTGACTCATTTGGTCCCAGAG ACAAGCGGGTGCAGGGATGGCTGCTGCTCGACAACTACCCGCCGACCTTTGCACTCACCATCGTGTACCTTCTGCTTGTGTGGATGGGGCCCAAGTACATGAAGCACAGGCAGCCGTGCTCCTGCAGACGTGTCATGGGAGTCTACAATTTGGGCCTCACACTCTTGTCCTTCTACATGTTCTTCGAG CTCATTACGACTGCACGGAACGGTGGCTACGACATGTACTGCCAGAACACTCACAGTTCACCCGAGGCGGACACCAAG ATCATGAATGTCCTGTGGTGGTACTACTTCTCGAAGGTCATCGAGCTAATGGACACCGTTTTCTTCGTACTGCGAAAGAATAATCACCAGATTACTTTCCTTCACGTCTTCCACCATGCCAGCATGCTGAATATCTGGTGGTTCGCCATGAACTGGATACCCTGTGGTCACT CGTACTTGGGTGCATCCCTAAACAGCTTCATCCATGTCCTCATGTATTCTTATTATGGCCTCTCAGTCGTCCCGGCCGTTCGGCCGTACCTTTGGTGGAAGAAGTACATCACGCAGTTACAGCTG ACCCAGTTTTTTGTAACTGCATCCCAAACGATGCTCGCTATCATTTGGCCGTGTGGCTTCCCCATGGGATGGCTGTACTTCCAAATAAGTTACATGATTGTGCTCAGCATCCTTTTCACAAACTTCTACATTCAG ACTTACACGAAGAAAAGCAACTCTCTGAAGAACGGTTCCCCTGCATCAGCAAATGGACATGCCAACGTGATGCCACCAACGGAGCGTCCCGCACCCAAGAAGCTGAGGGTGGATTGA
- the LOC137915219 gene encoding F-box only protein 9-like: protein MAKDKADIGGTIEDEEEGSDDPNFEVHLKVFRAQWMSELKVSSGASGTRYRLLQAQGRRKTQEVAQEEKAAELFLRAVDEEQNGAVYEAIKFYRMAMQLVPDIESKINYSRPPDADQDGGSYMEDNDGDGEIEDLLAYLEQELTLESSFPKICIPELDNTEVHISALPREVLMYIFRWVISSSLDMPSLEQLSLVCRGFYICARDAGLWHSACVRVWGRNCTKLPPFKSWREMFLQRPRVRFDGVYISKTTYIRQGEQSLDEFYRPWHKVEYYRYLRFFPDGQVIMMTSPEDPLAIVPCLNAHNSRMDCALFGHFRLSQETDNQTKVFAVCKKRQEKVTEIPRNRFYRQNQTPEAEHTFHMGLQLSSGGVHCFNKLVWIHHSCHITYKQTGETVVTAFDLDRMYPPFHFARVKSYTAFSEQPL from the exons ATG GCTAAAGATAAGGCAGATATTGGGGGTACAatagaggatgaagaggaaggctcCGATGACCCAAATTTTGAG GTTCACCTAAAGGTATTTAGAGCTCAGTGGATGTCAGAGCTCAAAGTGAGCTCTGGAGCGAGTGGAACGAGATACCGGCTGCTGCAAGCTCAAGGTCGGAGGAAGACACAAGAAGTTGCTCAAGAGGAGAAA GCAGCAGAGCTCTTCTTGAGAGCTGTTGATGAAGAGCAGAATGGAGCGGTCTATGAGG CAATCAAATTCTACCGCATGGCTATGCAGCTTGTGCCCGACATTGAGTCCAAAATCAACTACAGCCGTCCTCCAGATGCAGACCAAGATGGAGGAAGCTA catgGAGGATAATGATGGCGACGGTGAGATCGAAGATCTACTCGCCTACCTGGAGCAGGAGCTCACGCTGGAAAGCTCCTTTCCAAAGATCTGCATTCCCGAGTTGGACAACACGGAGGTGCACATTTCAG CCTTGCCGCGGGAGGTCTTGATGTACATATTTCGTTGGGTTATCTCGAGCAGTCTGGACATGCCATCCCTGGAGCAGCTCTCTTTGGTTTGCCGTGGGTTTTACATTTGTGCAAG GGACGCTGGACTTTGGCATTCAGCCTGCGTCAGAGTGTGGGGACGGAACTGCACAAAGCTTCCACCTTTCAAATCCTGGAGGGAGATGTTTCTGCAAAGGCCACGTGTCCGTTTTGATG gcgTATATATCAGCAAGACAACATACATTCGCCAAGGAGAGCAGTCGCTGGATGAATTCTACAGGCCTTGGCACAAGGTTGAGTACTACAG GTACCTCCGGTTCTTCCCCGACGGCCAGGTCATCATGATGACCTCCCCCGAGGACCCTCTGGCTATTGTTCCCTGCTTGAATGCTCATAATTCCAG AATGGACTGCGCTCTGTTCGGTCACTTCCGTCTGTCACAGGAGACAGACAATCAAACCAAAGTCTTTGCTGTTTGCAAGAAAAggcaggag aaagTGACTGAAATCCCGAGGAATCGGTTCTACAGGCAGAACCAAACTCCGGAAGCTGAACACACCTTCCATATGGGACTGCAGCTCTCCTCTGGTGGGGTTCATTGTTTCAATAAGCTTGTGTGGATCCACCACTCCTGCCACATTACTTACAA GCAGACCGGGGAAACGGTTGTCACGGCGTTTGACCTGGACAGGATGTACCCGCCCTTCCACTTTGCCCGAGTGAAGAGTTACACGGCTTTCTCTGAGCAGCCCCTCTAG
- the LOC137915221 gene encoding serine/threonine-protein kinase ICK-like, whose protein sequence is MNRYTSIRQLGDGTYGSVMLGRSLESGELVAIKKMKRKFYSWEECVNLREVKSLKKLNHANVIKLKEVIRENDHLYFIFEYMKENLYQLMKDRTRLFPESAVRNIMFQILQGLTFVHKHGFFHRDMKPENLLCMGPELVKIADFGLAREIRSRPPYTDYVSTRWYRAPEVLLRSTSYNSPIDQWALGCIMAELYTLRPLFPGSSEVDTIFKICQVLGTPKKNDWLEGYQLANAMNFRWPQCVPSNLNTLILNASPEAIRLMTDLLQWDPKKRPASAQALRYSYFHVGQALGTPQQILDQARPQRAIVQLQAPVRSQHMLQQQPLLLQPVPPSQPPPANQHFSASRPLQQIQLSSAASQAAVYQRHAEPAREQQQPKQDQPEGTPQSRLPYIVDKNLQSKQTRQESENSNSLSYHLKPKGGRRRWGHATGHAQGEDWNDYEEADAKSIRVLGKSNFSPEKSRQGDDAQSRYGNVLDFSRPKGKEDAPLNLNKTAACQEPPRAASAKQHYLRQSRYLPGVGTKKNAAMNASKDYSGSHLWSDGGIPFGGTLPSRGAHGTNTVPGGSMAAFYKKDLGPVGHRRHPGPSMEPAASNYATWQSGRSQMTSSASKTLTGMLPRPPVQTIHGRTDWSAKYGHR, encoded by the exons ATGAATAGATACACCAGCATCAGACAGCTCGGAGACGGCACCTACGGCTCGGTCATGCTCGGCCGCAGTCTGGAGTCAGGGGAGCTCGTGGCCATCAAGAA aatgaaaagaaaattctACTCCTGGGAAGAATGTGTGAACCTTCGTGAAGTCAAG TCCTTAAAAAAACTCAACCACGCAAATGTGATCAAACTTAAGGAAGTGATTCGAGAAAATGATCACCTGTACTTTATATTTGAGTACATGAAGGAAAATTTATACCAGCTTATGAAGGACAG AACTCGGTTGTTTCCCGAATCTGCAGTACGAAATATCATGTTTCAGATACTACAGGGTCTGACATTCGTTCATAAACATG ggTTTTTTCACAGAGACATGAAACCTGAGAATCTTCTGTGCATGGGCCCAGAGCTGGTTAAAATAGCCGACTTCGGACTTGCACGTGAAATCAGATCGCGCCCGCCGTACACAGACTACGTTTCGACTCGGTG GTACAGAGCCCCAGAGGTGCTCCTCAGATCCACATCCTACAATTCACCCATAGACCAGTGGGCGCTAGGCTGCATCATGGCAGAGCTTTATACCCTCAGGCCGCTTTTCCCAGGCTCCAGTGAAGTAGACACCATTTTCAAGATTTGCCAAGTCTTGGGTACGCCGAAGAAG AACGATTGGCTCGAGGGATACCAGCTGGCTAACGCTATGAACTTCCGTTGGCCTCAGTGTGTTCCCAGTAATCTGAATACACTGATCCTTAATGCCAGTCCTGAAGCCATCCGTCTCATGACAGATCTGCTGCAGTGGGATCCCAAAAAGAGGCCGGCTTCTGCCCAG GCTCTCAGGTACTCCTACTTCCACGTTGGCCAGGCTTTGGGCACTCCTCAGCAGATCCTGGATCAGGCCAGACCTCAGCGGGCCATCGTGCAGCTGCAGGCTCCCGTCCGGTCACAGcacatgctgcagcagcagccactgcTGCTTCAGCCGGTGCCCCCATCCCAGCCGCCACCTGCCAACCAACACTTCTCCGCCTCCAGGCCGCTCCAACAAATCCAgctctcctctgcagcttcCCAGGCAGCAGTATACCAACGGCACGCAGAGCCGGCgcgggagcagcagcagccgaagcAGGACCAGCCCGAAGGAACGCCACAGAGCCGCCTTCCGTACATCGTTGACAAGAACCTCCAGAGCAAG CAAACCAGACAGGAGTCAGAAAATTCAAATTCACTAAGCTATCATTTGAAACCGAAAGGAGGCCGGCGGCGTTGGGGCCATGCCACAGGACACGCTCAGGGCGAAGACTGGAACGACTATGAAGAGGCTGATGCGAAGTCAATCCGTGTTCTGGGAAAAAGCAACTTCTCCCCGGAGAAGTCAAGACAAGGGGACGATGCACAGAGCAG ATACGGAAATGTTCTGGATTTTAGTCGACCCAAAGGAAAAGAAGATGCTCCTTTAAACCTGAACAAGACCGCAGCTTGCCAAGAGCCACCAAGAGCCGCTTCTGCTAAACAGCATTACCTGAGGCAGTCCAGATATTTACCTG gTGTTGGCACAAAGAAGAACGCGGCCATGAATGCCAGTAAGGATTATTCTGGAAGCCATCTTTGGAGCGACGGCGGTATTCCTTTCGGAGGAACTCTGCCGAGCCGAGGCGCTCATG GCACAAATACAGTCCCAGGTGGAAGCATGGCGGCGTTTTACAAAAAGGACCTTGGTCCCGTTGGTCACAGAAGACATCCGGGTCCTTCCATGGAACCTGCAGCATCAA ATTATGCAACATGGCAGTCTGGGCGGAGTCAGATGACCAGCTCTGCCAGTAAAACGCTCACCGGGATGCTGCCTCGCCCACCAGTGCAGACCATCCATGGGCGGACAGACTGGTCTGCCAAATATGGGCACCGCTAG